A DNA window from Thermococcus sp. 4557 contains the following coding sequences:
- a CDS encoding DUF3213 domain-containing protein translates to MSGRIYNKNLTRIDLRFGRITPDEARARQYELLKDGRVWRAFINGYARSGFVVFDEETISKDEVLEKLRDFEPEITAIKRLTVEELVESSYSWNNVMGRA, encoded by the coding sequence ATGAGCGGGAGGATTTACAACAAGAACCTCACCCGGATCGACCTCAGGTTCGGCAGGATAACCCCCGACGAGGCCCGCGCCAGGCAGTACGAGCTCCTCAAGGACGGACGGGTATGGAGGGCCTTCATCAACGGCTACGCCCGGAGCGGCTTCGTGGTCTTCGACGAGGAGACCATCTCAAAGGACGAAGTGCTTGAAAAGCTGAGGGACTTCGAGCCAGAGATAACCGCCATCAAGAGGCTCACCGTGGAGGAGCTCGTCGAGTCCAGCTACTCATGGAACAACGTGATGGGGAGGGCATGA
- the tes gene encoding tetraether lipid synthase Tes, which translates to MAESVGEVPSGEKEFAESTRRIRDIIEFPEINEEEFERMLKKASRVYGGPLPHRTYSLCPETRRVVPALVWENDGKVWITKRCPEGMITDVYYESVDQYYRFQRWKYDFKLMSTNVENTGVNCPLDCGMCSRHRSHTNLLNIVLTNRCNLSCWYCFFYAKEGQPIYEPTLEQIRMMLRNAKKEYPIGTNAVQFTGGEPTLRDDLIEIIKIAKEEGYDHVQLNTDGIKLAFEPELVEKIREAGTNTLYLSYDGMTPQSNWKNHWEIPLIFENVRKAGGPGIVLVPTTIRNVNDHELGAIINFGLNHLDIVRGVNFQPISQVGRVPKKERQRFRITIPGAIKRIEEQTNGVIAKDDWYPIPIAGHIARFFEAFTGSRYYMTSHFACGAATYVFLDRTNKRVVPIPRFIDVEGFVEYLEEKAEEIEQWKTLGRLKKLKLGAEIFMKFRSFYDEKYAPKDLKVLELIKNAFMYGNYDALGKFHQNALFLGMMHFMDEYNYDVERVERCVIHYAMPDGRIVPFCTFNVIPELYRDKVQAQFSYTWEEWKAMHPDWDYMKDKYIRTKEFVEQMKNSELYRKTYIDIEDYFGVTESRK; encoded by the coding sequence ATGGCTGAAAGTGTTGGTGAAGTCCCAAGCGGCGAAAAAGAGTTCGCCGAATCAACCCGCAGAATAAGGGATATCATCGAATTCCCCGAGATAAATGAGGAAGAGTTTGAGCGCATGCTCAAGAAGGCAAGCAGGGTTTATGGTGGCCCGTTGCCCCACAGGACGTATTCCCTCTGCCCAGAGACGAGGCGTGTCGTTCCAGCCCTCGTTTGGGAGAACGATGGGAAGGTTTGGATAACCAAGCGCTGTCCCGAAGGTATGATAACCGACGTTTATTACGAGAGCGTTGATCAGTACTACCGCTTCCAGAGGTGGAAGTACGATTTCAAGCTTATGAGCACGAACGTCGAGAACACCGGTGTCAACTGCCCCCTTGACTGTGGAATGTGTTCCAGACACCGCTCGCATACGAATCTACTCAACATCGTCCTGACCAACCGCTGCAACCTGAGCTGCTGGTACTGCTTCTTCTACGCCAAGGAGGGCCAGCCGATTTACGAGCCAACCTTAGAGCAGATACGCATGATGCTCCGCAACGCCAAGAAGGAGTACCCGATTGGAACCAACGCCGTCCAGTTCACGGGCGGTGAGCCGACCCTCCGCGACGACCTGATTGAGATTATCAAAATCGCGAAGGAAGAGGGCTACGACCACGTCCAGCTCAACACCGACGGAATAAAGCTCGCCTTTGAACCTGAACTCGTGGAGAAAATCCGCGAGGCCGGAACCAACACCCTCTACCTGAGCTACGACGGCATGACTCCCCAGAGCAACTGGAAGAACCACTGGGAGATTCCGCTCATCTTCGAGAACGTCAGGAAGGCCGGCGGTCCGGGCATAGTCCTCGTGCCGACCACGATAAGGAACGTCAACGACCACGAGCTCGGCGCGATTATAAACTTTGGTCTCAACCACCTCGACATCGTTCGCGGTGTGAACTTCCAGCCCATCTCACAGGTCGGCAGGGTTCCCAAGAAGGAGCGCCAGCGCTTTAGGATAACGATTCCGGGAGCGATAAAGCGCATAGAGGAGCAGACCAACGGAGTCATTGCCAAAGACGACTGGTACCCGATACCCATAGCGGGGCACATAGCACGCTTCTTCGAAGCATTCACGGGTTCACGCTATTACATGACCAGCCACTTCGCCTGCGGTGCGGCAACTTACGTCTTCCTTGACAGGACCAACAAGCGTGTCGTTCCGATTCCGCGCTTCATCGACGTTGAGGGCTTCGTCGAGTACCTCGAGGAGAAGGCCGAGGAGATAGAGCAGTGGAAGACGCTTGGAAGGCTCAAGAAGCTCAAGCTTGGTGCTGAAATATTCATGAAGTTCCGCTCGTTCTACGACGAGAAGTATGCCCCGAAGGATCTTAAGGTTCTTGAACTCATAAAGAACGCATTCATGTACGGCAACTACGATGCCCTCGGAAAGTTCCACCAGAACGCGCTCTTCCTCGGAATGATGCACTTCATGGACGAGTACAACTACGACGTCGAGAGGGTTGAGCGCTGCGTCATCCACTACGCCATGCCGGACGGAAGGATAGTGCCCTTCTGTACATTCAACGTGATTCCGGAGCTCTACAGGGACAAGGTGCAGGCCCAGTTCAGCTACACCTGGGAGGAGTGGAAGGCAATGCACCCCGACTGGGACTACATGAAGGACAAATACATCAGGACGAAGGAGTTCGTTGAGCAGATGAAGAACAGCGAGCTTTACAGGAAGACCTACATCGACATAGAGGACTACTTCGGAGTCACGGAAAGCAGGAAGTGA
- the udg gene encoding type-4 uracil-DNA glycosylase: MGKEELMRKLEERIRNCQKCPLGGLRTNAVPGSGSYDAKVMFVGEAPGYWEDQKGLPFVGRAGKVLDELLAEIGLTREEVYITNIVKCRPPENRDPLEDEIKACSPYLDRQIDIIRPKVIVPLGRHSMRYILEKFGFDPEPISKIHGKTFEAHTLFGKIIIMPMYHPAAALYRPPIKEELRQDFLRLRELIGSSL; encoded by the coding sequence ATGGGGAAGGAAGAACTCATGAGGAAGCTTGAGGAGCGCATAAGGAACTGCCAGAAATGCCCGCTTGGAGGCCTTAGAACCAACGCCGTTCCCGGTTCCGGGAGCTACGACGCCAAAGTGATGTTCGTCGGGGAAGCGCCGGGCTACTGGGAGGACCAGAAGGGGCTGCCATTCGTCGGGAGGGCCGGAAAGGTACTCGACGAGCTCCTGGCCGAGATAGGCCTCACCAGGGAAGAGGTCTACATAACCAACATAGTCAAGTGCCGCCCGCCCGAGAACCGCGACCCGCTGGAGGACGAGATAAAGGCCTGCTCCCCCTACCTCGACAGGCAGATAGACATAATCAGGCCGAAGGTCATAGTTCCCCTGGGAAGGCACTCCATGAGGTACATCCTGGAGAAGTTTGGCTTTGACCCCGAGCCCATAAGCAAGATACACGGAAAAACCTTCGAGGCGCACACGCTCTTCGGGAAGATAATCATAATGCCGATGTATCACCCGGCCGCCGCACTCTACCGGCCGCCCATAAAAGAGGAGCTTAGACAGGACTTCCTCAGGCTCAGGGAGCTCATCGGCTCCTCATTATGA